Proteins encoded by one window of Myripristis murdjan chromosome 1, fMyrMur1.1, whole genome shotgun sequence:
- the coro2aa gene encoding coronin-2A isoform X1 has product MTVLKMTWRPQYRSSKFRHVFGKPATKESCFDGVPITRSVQDNHFCAVNPRFLAVITECAGGGAFLVLSIHHTGKVDPHHPKVSGHRGNVLDIKWNPFNDYCIASCSEDTTVKVWEIPPHGVFKNLTVPWKELQGHSRRVGLIEWHPTANNVLFSTAYDYQVMIWNLDCPDQVIKNPVRTISHHTDVVLSMSFNTDGSLLATTCKDKRIRLMEPRTGNLLQDANCKTHKAHKVLILGNLKMLLTTGSSRWNARQMALWDQENLSVPLLQEDVDGVSGLLFPFYDPDTSMLYIAGKGDGNIRYYEITQEKPFVHYLTEYRSLMPQKGMGVMPKRGLDVSSCEVFRFYKLVTIKSLIEPLSMIVPRRSESYQEDIYPMTAGNKPAMSADEWLSGINKDPVLMSLKPGSRVEESYPELSMGKGLGSSLDTRRSQSRPGLLQLSYIQDQLGIKSDKEDSSHTESEDNRSWTLVSNGQDPALCSPPKTENELRMKFHKQQEEIRRLRELLNQRDVRIKQLELEIKNIRNSQPQSSL; this is encoded by the exons ATGACCGTCTTAAAG ATGACATGGCGTCCTCAGTACCGCAGCTCCAAGTTCCGCCACGTGTTCGGCAAGCCCGCCACCAAGGAGAGCTGCTTCGATGGCGTGCCAATCACACGCAGCGTCCAGGACAACCACTTCTGTGCTGTCAACCCACGCTTCCTGGCTGTCATCACTGAGTGTGCTGGGGGAGGGGCCTTCCTGGTCCTGTCCATCCATCAC acAGGGAAAGTGGACCCCCACCACCCCAAAGTATCAGGCCACAGGGGCAACGTGTTAGACATCAAATGGAATCCCTTTAATGACTACTGCATAGCCTCCTGCTCCGAGGACACCACG gTGAAAGTGTGGGAAATCCCTCCTCATGGTGTGTTCAAGAACCTTACGGTGCCATGGAAGGAGCTGCAGGGTCACAGCCGCAGGGTGGGCCTCATTGAGTGGCACCCAACTGCTAACAATGTGCTCTTTAGTACCGCCTATGACTACCAG GTAATGATCTGGAACCTGGACTGTCCAGACCAGGTGATAAAGAACCCTGTGCGGACCATCAGCCACCACACAGATGTGGTCCTGTCCATGTCCTTCAACACGGACGGCAGCCTCCTGGCCACCACGTGCAAGGACAAGAGGATCAGACTCATGGAGCCACGCACAGGAAACCTGCTACAg GATGCCAACTGCAAGACACACAAAGCCCACAAGGTGCTGATCCTAGGTAACTTGAAGATGCTCCTCACAACGGGAAGTTCGCGCTGGAATGCTCGACAGATGGCTCTGTGGGATCAG GAAAACCTCTCCGTGCCTTTGTTACAAGAGGATGTGGATGGTGTATCAGGGTTGCTCTTTCCTTTCTATGACCCGGACACATCCATGCTCTATATTGCTGGGAAG ggTGACGGAAATATCAGGTACTACGAAATCACGCAAGAAAAGCCCTTTGTGCACTATCTCACAGAGTACCGCTCGCTCATGCCACAGAAAGGAATGG gTGTTATGCCAAAGAGAGGCCTGGATGTGAGTTCCTGTGAGGTGTTCAGGTTCTACAAGCTGGTGACAATCAAGAGTCTCATTGAACCTCTGTCCATGATTGTTCCCCGCAGG TCGGAGTCGTACCAAGAAGACATCTATCCCATGACAGCTGGTAACAAGCCTGCCATGAGTGCAGACGAGTGGCTCAGCGGCATCAACAAAG ACCCAGTGCTCATGtctctgaagcctggaagtcgAGTAGAAGAGTCGTATCCCGAGCTGAGTATGGGTAAGGGGCTGGGCAGCTCATTGGACACTCGCAGGTCCCAGAGCAGGCCAGGTCTGCTACAGCTGTCATACATTCAGGACCAACTCGGCATTAAAAGCGACAAAGAGGACAGCAGTCATACAGAGTCGGAAGACAACAGGAGCTGGACATTGGTCAGTAACGGACAGGATCCTGCTCTTTGCTCTCCTCCAAAGACTGAGAATGAG CTGCGTATGAAGTTCCACAAGCAGCAGGAGGAAATCCGGCGGCTGAGGGAGCTCCTCAACCAGAGGGATGTACGCATCAAACAGCTGGAACTGGAGATTAAGAACATCAGAAACTCCCAGCCTCAGAGCTCGCTTTGA
- the coro2aa gene encoding coronin-2A isoform X2: MTWRPQYRSSKFRHVFGKPATKESCFDGVPITRSVQDNHFCAVNPRFLAVITECAGGGAFLVLSIHHTGKVDPHHPKVSGHRGNVLDIKWNPFNDYCIASCSEDTTVKVWEIPPHGVFKNLTVPWKELQGHSRRVGLIEWHPTANNVLFSTAYDYQVMIWNLDCPDQVIKNPVRTISHHTDVVLSMSFNTDGSLLATTCKDKRIRLMEPRTGNLLQDANCKTHKAHKVLILGNLKMLLTTGSSRWNARQMALWDQENLSVPLLQEDVDGVSGLLFPFYDPDTSMLYIAGKGDGNIRYYEITQEKPFVHYLTEYRSLMPQKGMGVMPKRGLDVSSCEVFRFYKLVTIKSLIEPLSMIVPRRSESYQEDIYPMTAGNKPAMSADEWLSGINKDPVLMSLKPGSRVEESYPELSMGKGLGSSLDTRRSQSRPGLLQLSYIQDQLGIKSDKEDSSHTESEDNRSWTLVSNGQDPALCSPPKTENELRMKFHKQQEEIRRLRELLNQRDVRIKQLELEIKNIRNSQPQSSL, translated from the exons ATGACATGGCGTCCTCAGTACCGCAGCTCCAAGTTCCGCCACGTGTTCGGCAAGCCCGCCACCAAGGAGAGCTGCTTCGATGGCGTGCCAATCACACGCAGCGTCCAGGACAACCACTTCTGTGCTGTCAACCCACGCTTCCTGGCTGTCATCACTGAGTGTGCTGGGGGAGGGGCCTTCCTGGTCCTGTCCATCCATCAC acAGGGAAAGTGGACCCCCACCACCCCAAAGTATCAGGCCACAGGGGCAACGTGTTAGACATCAAATGGAATCCCTTTAATGACTACTGCATAGCCTCCTGCTCCGAGGACACCACG gTGAAAGTGTGGGAAATCCCTCCTCATGGTGTGTTCAAGAACCTTACGGTGCCATGGAAGGAGCTGCAGGGTCACAGCCGCAGGGTGGGCCTCATTGAGTGGCACCCAACTGCTAACAATGTGCTCTTTAGTACCGCCTATGACTACCAG GTAATGATCTGGAACCTGGACTGTCCAGACCAGGTGATAAAGAACCCTGTGCGGACCATCAGCCACCACACAGATGTGGTCCTGTCCATGTCCTTCAACACGGACGGCAGCCTCCTGGCCACCACGTGCAAGGACAAGAGGATCAGACTCATGGAGCCACGCACAGGAAACCTGCTACAg GATGCCAACTGCAAGACACACAAAGCCCACAAGGTGCTGATCCTAGGTAACTTGAAGATGCTCCTCACAACGGGAAGTTCGCGCTGGAATGCTCGACAGATGGCTCTGTGGGATCAG GAAAACCTCTCCGTGCCTTTGTTACAAGAGGATGTGGATGGTGTATCAGGGTTGCTCTTTCCTTTCTATGACCCGGACACATCCATGCTCTATATTGCTGGGAAG ggTGACGGAAATATCAGGTACTACGAAATCACGCAAGAAAAGCCCTTTGTGCACTATCTCACAGAGTACCGCTCGCTCATGCCACAGAAAGGAATGG gTGTTATGCCAAAGAGAGGCCTGGATGTGAGTTCCTGTGAGGTGTTCAGGTTCTACAAGCTGGTGACAATCAAGAGTCTCATTGAACCTCTGTCCATGATTGTTCCCCGCAGG TCGGAGTCGTACCAAGAAGACATCTATCCCATGACAGCTGGTAACAAGCCTGCCATGAGTGCAGACGAGTGGCTCAGCGGCATCAACAAAG ACCCAGTGCTCATGtctctgaagcctggaagtcgAGTAGAAGAGTCGTATCCCGAGCTGAGTATGGGTAAGGGGCTGGGCAGCTCATTGGACACTCGCAGGTCCCAGAGCAGGCCAGGTCTGCTACAGCTGTCATACATTCAGGACCAACTCGGCATTAAAAGCGACAAAGAGGACAGCAGTCATACAGAGTCGGAAGACAACAGGAGCTGGACATTGGTCAGTAACGGACAGGATCCTGCTCTTTGCTCTCCTCCAAAGACTGAGAATGAG CTGCGTATGAAGTTCCACAAGCAGCAGGAGGAAATCCGGCGGCTGAGGGAGCTCCTCAACCAGAGGGATGTACGCATCAAACAGCTGGAACTGGAGATTAAGAACATCAGAAACTCCCAGCCTCAGAGCTCGCTTTGA
- the anp32b gene encoding acidic leucine-rich nuclear phosphoprotein 32 family member B isoform X3: protein MVRELVLDNCRSNEGKIEGLTAEFVNLEFLSLINVGLMSVSNLPKLGKLKKLELSDNRISGGLDVLAEKLPNLTHLNLSGNKLKDISTLEPLKKLDNLKSLDLFNCEVTNLNDYRESVFKLLPQLTYLDGYDMEDREASDSDGEVDGDGVDDEDDEEGEEEEDEDGEEEDFDEEEDDDEDEEEVEGEEDDEEVSGEDEEEDFGQDGEVDDEDEDEDEDEDEAETGKGEKRKRDPEDEDEDEDDEDDD, encoded by the exons ATG gTACGAGAACTTGTTCTTGATAATTGCCGATCAAATGAAGGAAAAAttgaaggcctcacagctgagtTTGTCAATCTGGAGTTCCTCAGTTTGATAAATGTTGGCTTAATGTCAGTCTCCAACCTGCCTAAACTAGGAAAActcaaaaag CTGGAGCTGAGTGACAACAGAATCAGTGGCGGCCTTGATGTTTTAGCAGAGAAACTACCCAACCTCACACATCTAAACCTGAGTGGCAACAAATTGAAAGACATCAGCACGTTGGAACCGTTG AAAAAGCTGGACAACCTGAAAAGTTTGGACCTGTTCAACTGTGAAGTGACAAACCTGAACGACTACAGGGAGAGTGTGTTCAAACTGTTGCCGCAGCTCACTTACCTGGATGGCTATGACATGGAGGACAGGGAAGCTTCTGACTCTGACGGAGAGGTCGACGGGGATGGTgtagatgatgaagatgatgaag agggagaggaggaggaggatgaggatggagaggaggaggattttgacgaggaagaggatgacgatgaagatgaagaggaggtagaaggagaagaggatgatgaagaggtcAGCGGAGAAGATGAG GAGGAAGACTTTGGTCAGGATGGTGAAGTTGATgacgaggatgaagatgaggatgaagatgaagatg AAGCAGAGACTGGCAAAGGCGAGAAGAGAAAGCGAGATccagaggatgaagatgaggatgaggacgaCGAAGACGAcgattaa
- the anp32b gene encoding acidic leucine-rich nuclear phosphoprotein 32 family member B isoform X2 produces MDMKKRIHLELRNRTPSDVRELVLDNCRSNEGKIEGLTAEFVNLEFLSLINVGLMSVSNLPKLGKLKKLELSDNRISGGLDVLAEKLPNLTHLNLSGNKLKDISTLEPLKKLDNLKSLDLFNCEVTNLNDYRESVFKLLPQLTYLDGYDMEDREASDSDGEVDGDGVDDEDDEEGEEEEDEDGEEEDFDEEEDDDEDEEEVEGEEDDEEVSGEDEEEDFGQDGEVDDEDEDEDEDEDAETGKGEKRKRDPEDEDEDEDDEDDD; encoded by the exons ATGGACATGAAAAAGAGGATCCACTTGGAGCTAAGAAACAGGACACCGTCTGAT gTACGAGAACTTGTTCTTGATAATTGCCGATCAAATGAAGGAAAAAttgaaggcctcacagctgagtTTGTCAATCTGGAGTTCCTCAGTTTGATAAATGTTGGCTTAATGTCAGTCTCCAACCTGCCTAAACTAGGAAAActcaaaaag CTGGAGCTGAGTGACAACAGAATCAGTGGCGGCCTTGATGTTTTAGCAGAGAAACTACCCAACCTCACACATCTAAACCTGAGTGGCAACAAATTGAAAGACATCAGCACGTTGGAACCGTTG AAAAAGCTGGACAACCTGAAAAGTTTGGACCTGTTCAACTGTGAAGTGACAAACCTGAACGACTACAGGGAGAGTGTGTTCAAACTGTTGCCGCAGCTCACTTACCTGGATGGCTATGACATGGAGGACAGGGAAGCTTCTGACTCTGACGGAGAGGTCGACGGGGATGGTgtagatgatgaagatgatgaag agggagaggaggaggaggatgaggatggagaggaggaggattttgacgaggaagaggatgacgatgaagatgaagaggaggtagaaggagaagaggatgatgaagaggtcAGCGGAGAAGATGAG GAGGAAGACTTTGGTCAGGATGGTGAAGTTGATgacgaggatgaagatgaggatgaagatgaagatg CAGAGACTGGCAAAGGCGAGAAGAGAAAGCGAGATccagaggatgaagatgaggatgaggacgaCGAAGACGAcgattaa
- the anp32b gene encoding acidic leucine-rich nuclear phosphoprotein 32 family member B isoform X1 — translation MDMKKRIHLELRNRTPSDVRELVLDNCRSNEGKIEGLTAEFVNLEFLSLINVGLMSVSNLPKLGKLKKLELSDNRISGGLDVLAEKLPNLTHLNLSGNKLKDISTLEPLKKLDNLKSLDLFNCEVTNLNDYRESVFKLLPQLTYLDGYDMEDREASDSDGEVDGDGVDDEDDEEGEEEEDEDGEEEDFDEEEDDDEDEEEVEGEEDDEEVSGEDEEEDFGQDGEVDDEDEDEDEDEDEAETGKGEKRKRDPEDEDEDEDDEDDD, via the exons ATGGACATGAAAAAGAGGATCCACTTGGAGCTAAGAAACAGGACACCGTCTGAT gTACGAGAACTTGTTCTTGATAATTGCCGATCAAATGAAGGAAAAAttgaaggcctcacagctgagtTTGTCAATCTGGAGTTCCTCAGTTTGATAAATGTTGGCTTAATGTCAGTCTCCAACCTGCCTAAACTAGGAAAActcaaaaag CTGGAGCTGAGTGACAACAGAATCAGTGGCGGCCTTGATGTTTTAGCAGAGAAACTACCCAACCTCACACATCTAAACCTGAGTGGCAACAAATTGAAAGACATCAGCACGTTGGAACCGTTG AAAAAGCTGGACAACCTGAAAAGTTTGGACCTGTTCAACTGTGAAGTGACAAACCTGAACGACTACAGGGAGAGTGTGTTCAAACTGTTGCCGCAGCTCACTTACCTGGATGGCTATGACATGGAGGACAGGGAAGCTTCTGACTCTGACGGAGAGGTCGACGGGGATGGTgtagatgatgaagatgatgaag agggagaggaggaggaggatgaggatggagaggaggaggattttgacgaggaagaggatgacgatgaagatgaagaggaggtagaaggagaagaggatgatgaagaggtcAGCGGAGAAGATGAG GAGGAAGACTTTGGTCAGGATGGTGAAGTTGATgacgaggatgaagatgaggatgaagatgaagatg AAGCAGAGACTGGCAAAGGCGAGAAGAGAAAGCGAGATccagaggatgaagatgaggatgaggacgaCGAAGACGAcgattaa